The following nucleotide sequence is from Perca flavescens isolate YP-PL-M2 chromosome 20, PFLA_1.0, whole genome shotgun sequence.
cctcCTTCGATTCTCCTCCAACCTCTAAGCCCCCGCCAGTCCGCCTTAAACGTAAACGTTCTCGTTCAGAGAGTGACAGGGAAAAGGTGAAACCCCTCCCTATTGCCTCCATCCTACAGGGCCCATCTTTACATGTACACACTCCAAACCCCTCTCAGACACTGTACATGCAACCACCTACACCTTCCTTAACTGTACCAGCACACACATACTCGTCCCTTCCCAATGGAGTGCCCCCCAAGCCCAGTCGTCCTGTGCAGAACCACAATAAAGGTGCCAGGAAGCATGTTGATTCGGGCCCTAAGAAGCCCCATGCGAAGGCCCGCAGTGGTGGAGGCTCCAAGATCAAGGATGGAAGCAAAGACCAACGGTTGATGTCAGGCTGCCTTGTGCCCCCAGTGCCTATTAGGCCTCCATATAAGAAGCCAGTGGAGAAGAAGGGTTGTAAGTGTGGCAGGGCTACCCAGAATCCATCTGTGCTGACCTGCAGGGGGCAGCGCTGTCCCTGCTACTCTAACCGCAAGGTGAGAATAATTGCATGTGTggatttagctttttttttttttttgcattgtcaGTTTTTCACTGATGTTACTAACCGCAAGTTAAATTTGTCTATTTAATCAGCACTGGTATCATTATGTGATTGGGTGTTTTATGTAGTGTAGGTGTAAAATATTCTTTGATAAAACTagtactatttttttatttatttttttattatttttataaatatggACCCCTGGAAGAGTAGTTATTGCCAAGATCACAACTAATGGGAATTCAAATAAACACTGTGAATTGTAAGATTATGGTTGTACTAATTGGCCTGTCAAAGCTTTCATTTTAAGGTAAAGATGTCTTTGCACTTCTTTATTTCCATTTCAGCATTGCCATGGTTGGTTTAACATTTAATGGTTTGGTTGAAGCAAGCAATGGCAGTAGTAAATCTTTAAGAAGGGCTTAATCCTAATCTGTAAAATTCAGGTTTAAATTTgtgctgaaaataaataaatgaaaccaCGTTTTTAAAGAATGTGTTTAAATTGCCCAATCATTGAGTAAATGCACTACCATGCTGTTCTTATTCATCCTGACTACATTATCAAAGGGATTTGGGGTTAGATCAGTAAATATGCAGCTTGTATGTGATACTGGTGCGCTGCAAGTCAACTAATGTTCCTTGACTCATGTCTTGTCATCTCTCTCAGGCGTGCTTGGATTGTATCTGTCGAGGTTGCCAGAACTCCTACATGGCCAACGGGGAGAAGAAGCTAGAGGCTTTCGCCGTGCCGGAGAAAGCCTTGGAGCAGACACGGCTCACACTCGGCATCAACCTCACCAGCATCACTGCAGCCGCGGCACTCCGCAACCCGGCAACCACCAGCATCCGCACTAACACCCTCCTCAATGTCGCCACAGCAACGGGTACCCCAGTAACCACAGCCTTCCTGTCCCCCAGCCCCCTGCAAGAGCCCAATTATGAGGACAGCCTGGAGCTGCTGATTGGATGAGAGGCTGGGACTCCAAAAACAGACAGCTCGATGCTGATTGAATGTGACGGCTGATCATTGTGTCTGTCAGACAACCTGTACCTCCCCCCCCTTCCAGAGGGGAGGCAATCTAAGGCAGCTATGGGTCTGTCCTGTTCTGTAACCTGCTCTTCTTCTGTGTTGGAAAATGCTGAGTAGTAAGACTAGCATGGGTGTGCCAAAGCCTCCTGTATTGTGCCTGTGTGCCGGTGTGTATTGTCGCCTGTTTGTAGTTAAACACTTATACTCGGTTCCAAGGCTGTTCTGTACTCCAGAGGTGCTTTTTGTTCATAGACCACAGACATACTGTAAGAGGCAATAGGAACCCATACAaggttgtgtgtttgttattgTGTGCGCACCATTATAGATTTCAGCGTGCGCATGTGTGATTTTTGGTGCATAATGGTAACAAAAACGGCATCATCATATCTCAGTCACCTGTCGCAGCATTTTCCATGTTTGAGTATTACTCCATGTATGTTAAAGAAATGCGTAATTGGTATCAGGACGGCCCTTACTAATCCTTAACCCTGTATGTGTTCACACCTCGATTGTGAATGACTAATCTATAGAGAAGTTATGTCCCACACAAGACTCTATGCCTTTTCTATCTCATTAACTCACTCAATCCAAGTACTGTCGGCTGATAATGAATTTGTCTTAATGAACTTGACTGATGCAGGCATTGTACAGGCAGCAAGATAATGTCAAAGCACTTGGCTGGCTTCacggtttctgtgtgtgtgtgggtgtgggtgtgtgtgggtgtgtgcgcgcgcgcctGCTGAGATTTACTGTAATGTCAGTGGGGAGGCGGATGGTGGATTGTAAGCACTTAGTCTGATTGATTGGCCAAATTACAACAAAGACCATTCTTGGTTACCATAGCAATAGGAGCACCAACAAGGAGCCTCACAGCTCTCGTGCACACACAGTTGTTTACAGTATTGCCATTTATATAGACTATAGCTGACTGTCTTCTAAAATATTACACCGTTATGGATTAATTATGGGATTCTACATGACTGTGCGTGTGTTTAGATAAATTGAAGCCATAGATTGTCATTAACAAGACAAAATATCCTCTACGTGTGCATTTTCCCCCTCAGTTGTAGTGTCCTGACTGATTAGAGACCAACTCAGAAACTATTTTTGATACCAAGTGCTTGAGATTTGGTACCActgtctttttgtgttttggGTAAAGCACCTTGAAGCCCTCCTATAACTCGAGAGGCTGTGTATTGTCTGGGTTTGTGTTAACTGTCTCAGCTGTAACTACAACATGTGTTTGTCAGTCCAGTCATGGTGACCAAAAAGAGACTGAAGGAGAGAGCGGGAGGACTCAGGCTGACCAAACAAACACCTTGGTTCTCAAACTCATAGACCAGGAAGTAGCAGGTGGATTACAGTATGATCAGCAAATATGATCTATCTtcctgcgtgcgtgtgtgtatgtttcaaaatgtatttctttggGCATTACTTGAACCCTGATTAGTTTttggtattgttttttttttttttttttgtaaaactcTTGTTTGAGGAGTGATTCTTATTATTGCTGAAACATTCACTGCCACAATATGGAAACATGTAATACGACATGGATTAAATGatagttttttactttttcagtgatgtgtctttttgtgtagAAGTGATATTTGATTCAGGTTTGCATGTGCAGACAATGTTTAAACACATTATTAACCACAACCATGATCTCAGCGTTGGATGGAGATTTGTTGTTGAATCTGGAAAATGGTTTATGTCAAGAAAATGGAGACTTATTGTTGTTATTGCCCTGATAAACTGCAGTCTTTTATTCTGtaaattcattcatttcccATTCAATGAAGAGTaagccaggaaaaaaaaaaaaaaatagaccagTACACGATGGTCAATTTACTTCACCTCCATTATAGTGACTTCCAACTAAAAAGTCttcaaatgattaaaaaaatatatattaagaccttattttttactattcaaTCTGTATAGcaaccatttgtaaattaatttatccagccttaaaaaaaactattgctATCCATTGCACATAGAAGTGTAAATGTGTCATAAACACATTTAATACTCTGTCCATTCATGTTAGATcagtgcttcttttttttaaagccgcAGGACATCATGATCTGTCACGCCACACATTCATTCAAGACATTGCACAAAGGGGAAATTGAACCACAAGTACTGTAAACAAAAAGGAAACCACTCATAATACTAAACACAATCTTGTCTTGTGGCATTTTTCATAAAATACCAGATAACGTGTCATGTGTCATTTCCTAGGGATGACAACTCCACTGTTGAACCTGCAGGCAAAACAGCTCTCTCTGTTCTCAATAGAAGCCATTCACACAAGAGAACACATTTATCTGTGGCATCTATTGTACTTCTCCAAGTAACCTGTACTCTGAAAGCAGGCCATACTCCATGTTTGCTCTGTCATATGGTACATCCTGTTTACTAGCCATAAAAACAGAATTAATAACCTGTCGCTGCTGGAGTAAATACACCGCAAAAGGCTCTTCTTCCTTGCTATTTAGGTCCACTGAGAGTCTGCCACTGCAGCTTCGGTTGATCATATCCTTACAGCTCCGTGGTCCCGAAGAAGTCCTTTGCACTCCCTGGAGTCTATTCTTCTTCTCCACTCCTGACCCTCAGACAGCTGCTCATATTATTAAGCAAACCCCTGCCATTTGGGTTCACGTCTGAAGTCCATATCAAGTCATCCTAGTCCCGGGCTCTTTTATCCGAGGTTTTCTCGCTTTAGCCCATAAGGAAGGCCCCAAAGTAGCTTGCCCTCCCGTCCATCTCCATGGCGCTGGCATTGCTAACGGTGATGAAGAGGCGGTCAGCCGGCTGCAGAAAGGCAGTGCCGGCCTGATGCAGGGAGAAGAGACCAGGCTCCTGACCCCGAGGCCAGCAGGCGCTCCGGGACGATTTCATCAGCAGGATGGGTACTGGGTAGGAACTCATCTGTGGGCcagaacacaaaaacatgatTAAAACTGTCATAAACATTACTCTTCACATTTACTTTTATACACTAGCATATATAATTGATTTATAAACCTCTTTCTGATACCATCTGAAATGAATAGCTTAATTTATTGCTTTTGGTGCATTCAAGGACACGGACATTTGAGGTTTTAGAGTTGACTTTATTACCAACAATAACTATGTACTGAATTTGTTTGACTTTGTCCAGCTGGATGTTATGTTCATAATATATAGCcaatattctattctatttctatttattttgcattgcCCTAACCAATGAGTAGCGAGTGACATATCCGTCCTGCTGATGCCCGATTTTCAGTCGACACAGAACCTACAGTAGCAGCTGCTACTGTCGATCCATTGACATTGTTGCAGAAAGCCTAACCTTCTTGTAGATATACTGGACGAGCTGTGCTCCTTCCTCCTCTGCTTCCCCTGTCGCCCCATCTGTCTCCCCCGTGGAGGGCAGTCTGAAGTAGGTCTGGCCATAGATGTAGTAGAGGCCTGCTCTGGGCACCAGCAGCTCTCCTCCCCTCAGCTCCATGTTCTGCAGGAAGGACAGACCTCTGTGGCCCTCCCACGCTTCGATTCGCTCCCCAAGGTACCCTCTGCTGCTCCGTGGGCCTGCAAcggcacaaaaacacacaagagtTAAGGACATTCACTAGGAGATCATTTAAGATTTACAAAGTGGAGTGTTAATGGGTATAATCAGTCACTGCtattcaaatgaaaaacaaatgttaaatAAACTCTCAGTGTGTAAATCATGCTAACAGaccagtgttgttttttttttttaagttaattgACAACAGCCACACATTTAAACGGAGGCAGAAACAGATTCACATCCAGTCATCCTGAGGgatgtgtatatttatatttaggTGACAGCTCgctatattctatatttttctcattATCAAGAAATCCCATGAAAATACCAAAAACAACATTGTGTTAGTACTTCTTTTAATAGTTTTGCCTTCTTCATTCTGTCAGCATATTTCTTTCCCATTACAGATGTACTGTAAATCATGATTAAAtacttacattaaaaaaaaagcaaaacattttttttaaacagctgaCTCCTCAAACAGGAGTCAGCTGTATAGTGCATTaattggggactattttcagctgcagatTAATATTGGTGAGTATTTACAGCATCTGGAcattgtatgtcaaaaataaactacag
It contains:
- the LOC114546869 gene encoding tumor necrosis factor ligand superfamily member 10 — translated: MAVSVSLQSLGLILLAAVLLQTTAVAVSFLYFNKVLSTMQESFSRSSVSCLINANPRSEVEDSAQDKKSDPCWQVTQQLHYHIEKTMADRFQKEISTAMRNKLTEGLPFLSPGVRGLPLPKVAAHVTGVISSTEPPTADGPRSSRGYLGERIEAWEGHRGLSFLQNMELRGGELLVPRAGLYYIYGQTYFRLPSTGETDGATGEAEEEGAQLVQYIYKKMSSYPVPILLMKSSRSACWPRGQEPGLFSLHQAGTAFLQPADRLFITVSNASAMEMDGRASYFGAFLMG